In Gimesia benthica, a single window of DNA contains:
- the nadA gene encoding quinolinate synthase NadA — protein sequence MSLPTVDPGEGVYEDPLDLMDEIDALKKEKDATLLAHFYIDGDIQDVADFTGDSLKLARDAVKVETSTIVFSGVHFMAESTKILSPEKTVLLPDLHAGCSLADSCQYEDLLQFQEKLRAEGRDFETVAYINTSAKVKSLCDWIVTSGNAREIIDRVPADKEILFVPDQHLGRYLQEVTGRQMILWPGSCMVHEIFSVQDLLRAKKNNPGSIVLAHPECPHSILEVSDFIGGTEKLRQYVMSIKEPGTFLIATEANMIHPLEKSAPQHTYLPVPGIMASSGETCACNRCPHMALNTLQKVRDCLKYGKPEIEWQPYFDKARDVLERSLLQ from the coding sequence ATGTCGTTGCCTACAGTCGATCCCGGTGAAGGTGTCTATGAAGATCCTCTTGATCTGATGGATGAGATCGATGCGCTGAAAAAAGAAAAAGATGCAACTCTGCTGGCTCACTTCTATATTGATGGCGACATCCAGGATGTCGCAGATTTTACGGGCGACAGCCTGAAACTGGCCCGTGATGCCGTCAAAGTAGAAACATCGACCATCGTCTTTTCCGGCGTGCACTTCATGGCTGAGTCCACCAAGATTCTCAGCCCCGAAAAAACGGTGCTGCTGCCCGACCTGCATGCCGGGTGCTCCCTGGCAGACAGTTGCCAGTACGAAGACCTGCTCCAGTTCCAGGAGAAGCTCCGTGCCGAAGGGCGTGATTTTGAAACTGTGGCCTACATCAATACCAGTGCGAAGGTCAAAAGCCTCTGCGACTGGATTGTCACCAGCGGAAACGCCCGGGAAATTATTGACCGCGTACCCGCGGATAAAGAAATCCTGTTCGTGCCGGATCAACACCTGGGACGTTACCTGCAGGAAGTCACCGGTCGGCAGATGATTCTCTGGCCCGGGTCCTGTATGGTACACGAGATCTTCAGCGTGCAGGATCTGCTGCGGGCCAAGAAGAATAATCCGGGATCGATCGTGCTGGCCCACCCCGAATGCCCACATTCGATTCTGGAAGTCTCTGACTTCATCGGGGGGACAGAGAAATTGCGTCAGTACGTAATGTCGATCAAAGAACCAGGGACGTTTCTGATTGCAACCGAAGCCAACATGATTCACCCCCTGGAAAAATCGGCTCCCCAGCACACTTATCTTCCCGTGCCGGGCATCATGGCATCTTCAGGAGAAACATGTGCCTGCAACCGCTGCCCGCATATGGCCCTCAATACACTGCAGAAAGTCCGTGACTGCCTGAAATATGGTAAGCCGGAAATCGAATGGCAGCCGTACTTCGACAAAGCCCGCGACGTTCTCGAACGCAGCCTGCTGCAGTAG
- a CDS encoding serine/threonine protein kinase translates to MNRLPSVEIPLIERNSAMAPNSSSDSGTPQQDRQLQYCANCNSTYFQQAGSDNCPVCGAQVDDISLMDLQETIVVQEIDGLIENADSTSIVVEDPIAGTDLHVYQCQSLLGRGGMGMVYLATHRDLGRQCALKILLPHLSERDPEYVQRFIHEGRAVATLNHPNIVTAHAIGEERGYRFLEMELITGRALSHVIREDGPLSALHATSLIAQVASGLGTAHAKGIIHQDLKLENILLTGAGVPKIADFGLAKRISAEEGGAHQHNLAGTPNYMAPELFQGGMASATSDVYSLGVCFFVLLTGHLPHRAENFNALIQDVVSKPAPSVRDLCPEIPLEIAECVSLMLDKSPVNRFQNGYMASLFLNAILGQVQNIESMLHEAFGNNRNVSWKRNGHQYILEVKQSERRKQTVIIEPSEHQLHERLLLIYSTCCDAQPEYYEEALRLNSEISHGGISIRDVNGQSKFVMVDTFPRSSVDAEDIRKSVIAVAQHADEIEEKLTGHDFH, encoded by the coding sequence ATGAACAGATTACCTTCTGTAGAGATCCCCCTGATCGAGCGCAATTCAGCAATGGCCCCCAATTCATCCTCAGATTCCGGCACCCCTCAGCAAGATCGACAGTTGCAGTACTGCGCGAACTGCAATTCCACTTACTTCCAGCAGGCCGGTTCTGATAATTGCCCCGTTTGCGGTGCACAAGTGGATGACATTTCGTTGATGGATCTCCAGGAAACAATCGTCGTGCAGGAGATCGACGGGCTGATTGAGAATGCAGACTCCACTTCCATTGTTGTGGAGGATCCGATTGCAGGTACCGATCTGCACGTTTATCAGTGTCAGTCGCTCCTGGGCCGGGGAGGCATGGGCATGGTTTACCTGGCGACACATCGCGATCTGGGACGCCAGTGCGCCTTGAAGATTCTGCTGCCACATCTTTCGGAACGCGATCCTGAATACGTGCAGCGTTTCATTCATGAAGGTCGCGCCGTCGCCACATTGAATCATCCGAATATTGTGACCGCCCATGCGATTGGTGAGGAACGCGGTTATCGGTTTCTGGAAATGGAACTGATTACCGGACGTGCGTTGAGCCATGTTATCCGCGAGGATGGCCCCCTCTCTGCCCTGCACGCAACATCATTGATCGCACAGGTGGCTTCTGGTCTGGGAACCGCGCACGCTAAAGGCATCATTCACCAGGATCTGAAGTTGGAAAACATTCTGTTGACCGGTGCGGGAGTCCCGAAAATCGCTGATTTCGGCCTGGCGAAGCGCATCTCTGCAGAAGAGGGAGGCGCGCATCAGCACAATCTGGCCGGTACTCCGAATTACATGGCGCCGGAACTCTTTCAGGGGGGCATGGCCAGCGCCACCTCGGACGTCTATTCGCTGGGCGTCTGCTTCTTTGTGTTGCTCACAGGTCATCTGCCTCACCGTGCGGAAAATTTTAATGCCCTGATTCAGGATGTGGTTTCCAAACCGGCACCGAGCGTACGCGATCTCTGCCCCGAGATCCCTCTGGAGATCGCTGAGTGTGTCTCCCTGATGCTTGATAAGAGTCCTGTGAACCGGTTTCAGAATGGCTACATGGCCTCTCTGTTCCTGAATGCAATTCTCGGCCAGGTGCAGAATATCGAATCGATGCTGCACGAAGCGTTTGGGAATAACCGCAACGTTTCCTGGAAACGCAACGGTCACCAGTACATCCTCGAAGTCAAACAGAGTGAACGACGCAAGCAGACTGTCATCATCGAACCCAGCGAACATCAATTGCATGAACGACTGCTGTTAATCTACAGCACCTGTTGTGATGCCCAGCCCGAATACTACGAGGAAGCACTGCGTCTGAATTCCGAAATATCGCATGGGGGAATCTCGATTCGGGACGTGAATGGCCAGTCAAAGTTCGTCATGGTGGATACCTTCCCCCGCTCTTCAGTGGATGCAGAGGATATTCGTAAAAGCGTGATCGCCGTGGCCCAGCACGCCGATGAAATCGAAGAGAAACTGACCGGTCACGATTTTCACTAA
- the nirB gene encoding nitrite reductase large subunit NirB, with protein MIQQNFDNKKNVVVIGNGMVGLRFCEQLVEKDEQQEYKITTFCEEPRAAYDRVGLTQFFAHNDAEKLMLARREWYADNQIDLHLSDRAVSIDRENKIIRSQKGVEIPYDKVVIATGSYPFVPDVPGIKNRGVFVYRTINDLEQIIAYAKKSKTAAVIGGGLLGLEAAKAALDLGLQTHVLEFAPRLMPRQIDDAGSKVLVQKIEELGVQVHLNKATDKVLGESRVEGILFQDGDTLDLDMIIVSAGIRPRDELARQCDLEVGPRGGILVNDFLQTSDPDIYAVGEVALHSGMVYGLVAPGYQMAEVAATHLCHAEAEFTGSDLSTKLKLMGVDVASFGDYEAGPDVSKSLTFEDPFKGVYKKLVFNTEGTHLLGGILIGDASDYGSLSLLAKSEDKLPCSPHELVVGSGGGIPGSSAADMPDDAQICSCNNVTKGQICAAIQDQELTSVDEVKACTKAGGGCGGCMPLVTDVFKAEMAAAGITVNNHLCEHFEFSRTELFNIIKIKKLKTFSEVIADCGAGNGCEVCKPTVASIIASLWNEHIVDHAPLQDTNDRFLANMQRGGLYSVVPRVPGGEITPEKLIVLGEVARDFGLYTKITGGQRVDLFGAEVHDLPRIWEKLIDAGFESGHAYGKALRTVKSCVGTTWCRYGVGDSVGFAIRLEERYRGIRAPHKIKGGVSGCVRECAEAQSKDFGLIATENGYNLYICGNGGAKPRHADLFASDLDEETCIKYLDRFLMYYIQTADKLTRTATWLDKLEGGIDHVREVVIEDKLGICDELEAMMQSLVDSYHCEWKAVVDNPAKRRLFEQFVNTDEHEPSIELIPQRGQMRPVDWAPDFVPLESLQAAEPPVPVSDEPPRKWIKVGQASDFPAESGSTVKHGQSQLAVFNFESRGEWFACQQMCPHKQAMVLSRGIMGDSHGIPKVACPLHKKTFSLENGSCLSGDEEYAVKVFNVKVDEEENVYLELPAPEVLDELINQTVCAGAH; from the coding sequence GTGATTCAGCAGAACTTCGACAATAAGAAGAATGTCGTCGTCATCGGCAACGGAATGGTCGGCTTGCGATTTTGTGAGCAGCTCGTAGAGAAGGACGAACAACAGGAATATAAAATCACCACGTTCTGTGAAGAGCCCCGGGCCGCTTATGACCGCGTTGGCCTGACGCAGTTTTTTGCCCACAATGACGCGGAAAAGCTGATGCTGGCCCGCAGAGAATGGTATGCGGACAACCAGATCGACCTGCATCTCTCCGATCGGGCTGTGAGTATCGATCGTGAAAACAAGATCATCCGCTCCCAGAAAGGGGTGGAAATCCCTTATGACAAAGTCGTGATCGCCACCGGCTCTTACCCCTTTGTGCCGGATGTGCCAGGGATCAAAAACCGGGGCGTGTTCGTCTATCGCACGATCAACGACCTCGAACAGATCATCGCTTACGCGAAAAAGTCCAAGACGGCCGCAGTCATCGGTGGCGGTCTGCTCGGACTCGAAGCAGCCAAGGCAGCTCTCGACCTCGGACTCCAGACACACGTGCTGGAGTTTGCCCCCCGGCTCATGCCCCGCCAGATCGATGATGCGGGTTCGAAAGTCCTCGTACAGAAAATCGAGGAACTGGGCGTCCAGGTTCATCTGAATAAAGCCACCGATAAGGTTCTGGGGGAATCCCGCGTTGAGGGAATTCTCTTCCAGGATGGCGATACTTTAGATCTGGATATGATCATCGTCTCTGCCGGCATCCGTCCCCGTGATGAGCTGGCCCGGCAATGTGATCTCGAAGTCGGACCGCGTGGCGGGATACTGGTGAATGATTTCCTGCAGACCTCTGATCCTGACATCTATGCGGTTGGCGAGGTGGCCCTGCATTCCGGTATGGTCTACGGCCTGGTCGCTCCCGGCTATCAGATGGCTGAAGTGGCAGCGACTCATCTGTGTCACGCCGAAGCGGAATTTACGGGCAGCGATCTTTCAACCAAGCTCAAACTGATGGGCGTCGATGTTGCCAGCTTCGGTGATTACGAAGCGGGACCCGACGTTTCCAAGAGCCTGACCTTCGAAGACCCATTCAAGGGAGTCTACAAAAAACTGGTGTTTAACACCGAGGGCACTCACCTGCTGGGAGGCATTCTGATTGGAGATGCTTCCGATTACGGTAGCCTGTCCCTGCTGGCCAAGTCGGAAGACAAGCTCCCCTGCAGTCCACACGAACTGGTCGTGGGCAGCGGAGGTGGGATTCCCGGCAGCAGCGCTGCGGACATGCCTGACGATGCACAAATCTGCTCGTGCAACAATGTCACGAAGGGACAGATCTGCGCGGCGATTCAAGATCAGGAGCTGACATCGGTCGACGAGGTCAAAGCCTGCACAAAAGCGGGCGGTGGCTGCGGTGGTTGTATGCCACTGGTAACCGACGTGTTCAAAGCCGAGATGGCAGCAGCAGGAATCACGGTTAACAACCACCTCTGCGAGCACTTCGAGTTCTCACGGACCGAGTTGTTCAATATCATCAAAATCAAAAAGCTGAAGACGTTTTCTGAAGTGATCGCGGATTGTGGGGCCGGCAATGGTTGCGAGGTCTGTAAGCCAACCGTAGCTTCGATTATAGCCAGTCTGTGGAACGAGCATATCGTCGATCATGCACCGCTGCAGGATACCAATGACAGGTTCCTTGCAAATATGCAGCGGGGTGGTCTGTATTCCGTCGTTCCCCGTGTTCCCGGTGGTGAAATCACGCCTGAAAAACTGATCGTACTCGGTGAAGTCGCCCGAGATTTTGGACTTTATACGAAAATCACCGGAGGTCAGCGAGTCGACCTGTTCGGAGCCGAAGTGCATGATCTGCCCCGGATCTGGGAAAAGCTGATTGATGCCGGTTTCGAAAGCGGACACGCTTATGGCAAAGCCCTGAGAACGGTAAAAAGTTGTGTAGGTACCACCTGGTGCCGTTACGGAGTAGGAGATTCGGTCGGTTTTGCAATTCGCCTCGAAGAGCGCTACCGCGGAATCCGTGCACCTCATAAAATCAAAGGGGGCGTTTCGGGCTGTGTCCGGGAATGTGCGGAAGCGCAGAGTAAAGACTTCGGACTGATCGCGACTGAGAATGGATACAACCTCTACATTTGTGGAAATGGCGGAGCCAAGCCACGACACGCCGACCTGTTTGCATCGGACCTGGACGAAGAAACCTGTATCAAATACCTTGACCGCTTCCTGATGTATTACATTCAGACCGCAGACAAACTGACACGCACCGCCACCTGGCTGGATAAGCTGGAAGGGGGAATCGACCATGTGCGTGAAGTGGTCATTGAAGACAAGCTGGGAATCTGCGACGAACTCGAAGCCATGATGCAGTCTCTGGTCGACAGTTATCACTGTGAATGGAAAGCGGTCGTTGATAATCCTGCCAAGCGACGTCTGTTTGAACAGTTCGTGAATACCGACGAACACGAACCATCAATCGAGCTCATTCCACAACGCGGCCAGATGCGACCTGTCGACTGGGCACCGGACTTTGTTCCGCTCGAGAGCCTGCAGGCCGCTGAACCACCGGTCCCCGTTTCGGATGAACCACCACGCAAATGGATCAAGGTGGGGCAGGCCAGCGATTTTCCAGCGGAATCGGGATCGACCGTCAAACATGGTCAATCTCAGCTGGCTGTTTTCAACTTCGAAAGTCGCGGGGAATGGTTTGCCTGTCAGCAGATGTGCCCGCATAAGCAGGCGATGGTTCTCTCCCGGGGTATCATGGGAGATTCACACGGGATCCCCAAAGTTGCCTGCCCGCTGCATAAGAAGACTTTTTCCCTGGAGAATGGTTCCTGCCTGAGCGGGGATGAAGAATATGCAGTCAAGGTGTTCAATGTTAAAGTTGATGAAGAGGAAAACGTTTATCTCGAGCTGCCTGCTCCCGAGGTACTCGATGAATTAATTAACCAAACAGTATGTGCTGGCGCTCACTGA
- a CDS encoding c-type cytochrome → MLVQFTVPVSPLMAEEEPSAARGYQLLTEKTYLPPDFDQAVFDDLWKVWPEDQRKQAEAATLAERRQMIFDYYGIMQKPESESSPLGYVVTNEQKWVMNCFACHSGKVAGQVIPGAPNSHIGLHTLTEDVSKIKLQQLKKLSHLDLAAVGMPLGTTHGTTNAVIFGVVLDSLRDGEMNFDKTRPIPELLHHDMDPPAWWNVKRKSKIYSDAFMTKNHRVLMQFILIPRNNARQVKQWEADFANILAYIESLEPPRYRWPVDEQLAARGRIIFDQNCARCHGTYGDNPSYPEKVISLAELKTDPVRHQSLPPAYRAALNESWLSRYGKDPVVEAPAGYVAPPLDGIWASAPYFHNGSVPTLWHVLHPEARPQVWKRTVDGYDVNRVGLEIESLPELPENLSTVERRRHFDTTKFGKSAAGHDYPNDLNEAEKQAVLEYLKTL, encoded by the coding sequence ATGCTTGTGCAGTTTACTGTCCCTGTCAGTCCGTTAATGGCGGAAGAAGAACCGTCGGCTGCACGCGGATACCAACTGCTGACCGAAAAGACGTATCTGCCTCCCGACTTTGATCAGGCTGTGTTTGATGATCTCTGGAAAGTCTGGCCGGAAGACCAGCGCAAGCAGGCTGAGGCAGCGACTTTGGCAGAGCGGCGACAGATGATTTTTGACTATTACGGTATCATGCAGAAACCCGAGTCGGAGTCGTCCCCGCTGGGCTATGTTGTCACTAACGAACAGAAGTGGGTCATGAACTGCTTTGCCTGTCATAGTGGCAAGGTAGCCGGACAGGTAATCCCCGGAGCTCCCAACAGTCATATTGGCCTGCATACGCTGACCGAAGATGTAAGCAAAATCAAACTACAACAGTTAAAGAAGCTGAGCCACCTGGATCTGGCTGCAGTAGGGATGCCCCTGGGGACGACGCACGGCACGACCAACGCTGTAATTTTTGGTGTCGTACTCGACTCCCTGCGTGACGGGGAGATGAATTTTGATAAGACCCGACCGATTCCCGAACTGCTGCATCACGATATGGATCCCCCGGCCTGGTGGAACGTAAAACGCAAGTCGAAGATCTACTCCGATGCCTTCATGACCAAAAATCACCGGGTGCTCATGCAGTTCATTCTGATTCCTCGCAACAATGCACGACAGGTCAAACAGTGGGAGGCGGACTTCGCGAACATTCTGGCCTACATTGAATCACTCGAACCGCCCCGCTATCGCTGGCCCGTTGATGAACAACTGGCCGCGCGGGGGCGTATCATCTTCGACCAGAATTGTGCCCGTTGTCACGGTACTTATGGAGACAACCCCAGTTATCCCGAGAAGGTCATCTCGCTGGCTGAATTGAAGACAGACCCCGTGCGTCATCAATCCCTGCCTCCCGCTTACCGGGCAGCCCTGAATGAGAGCTGGCTCTCTCGCTACGGTAAGGATCCGGTCGTCGAAGCTCCAGCCGGCTATGTGGCTCCGCCGCTCGACGGAATCTGGGCATCAGCGCCTTATTTTCATAACGGATCGGTCCCCACGCTCTGGCATGTATTGCATCCCGAAGCACGGCCGCAAGTCTGGAAACGGACCGTAGACGGTTATGATGTCAACCGTGTGGGACTGGAGATCGAAAGCCTGCCTGAGCTGCCGGAAAATCTGTCTACTGTCGAACGCAGACGCCACTTCGACACTACGAAATTCGGCAAATCAGCCGCGGGGCACGATTATCCCAATGATCTGAATGAAGCAGAGAAACAGGCAGTGCTCGAGTATCTTAAAACGTTATGA
- a CDS encoding PIG-L deacetylase family protein produces MADQTLRILVFGAHPDDCDIKAGGTAALYQQAGHTVKFVSVTNGESGHHRISGEELAGIRRAEAAAAGRTLGIEYEVLNNRDGYLQPTIEARFEIIRLIRTFQPNLILTHRPNDYHPDHRYTSQLVCDAAYMVTVPPIVPDVPALRENPVIAYLSDHFTRPYPFSPTVVIDIEPVWDRVIDALDCHSSQFYDWLAYNHFYEDDVPQDPAERKVWLGGKMKDRIGPLADRYRDLVIETYGPERGKEIQLIDAFEPCEYGSPLNSDNVKTLFPFLP; encoded by the coding sequence ATGGCTGATCAAACATTGCGAATCCTGGTATTTGGCGCTCACCCCGATGATTGCGACATCAAGGCGGGGGGTACAGCCGCCCTGTATCAGCAGGCCGGTCACACCGTGAAATTCGTCAGTGTGACCAATGGGGAATCGGGGCATCACCGGATTTCCGGAGAGGAACTGGCCGGAATTCGTCGTGCTGAAGCTGCTGCCGCCGGGCGTACTCTCGGGATTGAATACGAAGTTTTGAACAATCGAGACGGCTACCTGCAGCCTACAATCGAAGCCCGTTTTGAGATTATTCGACTGATTCGTACTTTCCAGCCCAATCTGATCCTGACACACCGCCCCAACGATTATCATCCTGATCATCGATATACCTCGCAACTGGTCTGTGACGCCGCCTACATGGTTACGGTGCCTCCCATCGTACCTGACGTCCCTGCCCTGCGGGAAAATCCGGTCATCGCGTATCTGTCAGATCACTTTACCCGGCCTTACCCGTTTTCGCCGACGGTGGTCATTGATATCGAACCGGTCTGGGATCGCGTGATCGACGCCCTCGACTGTCACAGCAGTCAGTTCTATGACTGGCTGGCTTATAATCATTTCTATGAAGATGATGTCCCGCAGGATCCCGCGGAACGCAAAGTCTGGCTCGGTGGTAAGATGAAAGACCGCATCGGTCCGCTGGCGGATCGATATCGGGATCTGGTAATCGAAACATACGGGCCCGAACGCGGCAAGGAAATTCAACTGATCGATGCGTTTGAGCCCTGTGAATATGGCTCTCCTCTGAACTCTGACAATGTCAAAACCCTGTTTCCGTTTCTTCCCTGA
- a CDS encoding CPBP family intramembrane glutamic endopeptidase — translation MVAPENSPSEDTNPERLAAHTAADSPIFESEDQESAQFLDQFLDQALQTAQGEDAPRPHDGSSGNAAPPGPGLIESICWMFGVFGAHFLGIMLFLVCGVIYLIATSNISQDPDTFRKEIAQLVEGHPLEAAGVEQAVFVFIGLIAVGLRLGKRPLQKLNLQPFAISTGFLLFICVLPLALMSGELYRIAFDAWSLVAKQIPILERFNEMQTMEIVKDMAANNSLWSLILVIAVFPAIGEELIFRGMIGRGLIARWGLVPGIVITSIMFGIVHAHPAHVIAVIPLGMFMHYVYYVTRSFWAPMLVHFMNNAFAVSMAKMATELPESAASLGDETQPVHPLIVASAALFLTAVCIQLWKTRVKYMTPQGEEWTPGYPSTEQPPANSPVTMMREKAHPLLYAAGVFLFLIFLVSMAAFSPQQEAVTAQPEAMQLITF, via the coding sequence ATGGTCGCTCCTGAAAATTCTCCTTCGGAAGATACAAATCCCGAGAGACTCGCAGCACACACCGCAGCTGATTCCCCGATTTTTGAGTCAGAGGATCAAGAGTCTGCCCAGTTTCTGGATCAGTTTCTGGATCAAGCTTTGCAGACTGCCCAAGGGGAAGACGCACCTCGTCCGCATGATGGAAGTTCCGGAAACGCGGCTCCGCCTGGTCCCGGTCTGATTGAGTCGATCTGCTGGATGTTCGGCGTCTTTGGTGCCCATTTTTTGGGAATCATGCTGTTCCTGGTCTGTGGGGTGATTTATCTGATCGCCACATCCAATATCAGCCAGGATCCTGACACGTTCCGCAAAGAAATTGCCCAGCTCGTGGAAGGCCATCCGCTGGAGGCAGCTGGTGTCGAACAGGCCGTGTTTGTCTTTATTGGACTGATTGCCGTCGGCTTGCGTCTGGGGAAACGTCCCCTGCAAAAACTCAATCTGCAGCCGTTTGCGATTTCAACAGGCTTCCTGCTGTTTATCTGCGTGCTGCCCCTGGCGCTCATGTCGGGAGAATTGTATCGAATTGCCTTTGACGCCTGGAGTCTCGTCGCGAAACAGATTCCCATCCTCGAACGTTTCAACGAAATGCAAACGATGGAAATCGTAAAGGATATGGCGGCGAACAATTCGCTCTGGTCGCTGATTCTGGTGATTGCCGTATTCCCCGCTATTGGAGAAGAACTCATCTTTCGCGGGATGATTGGCCGCGGTCTGATCGCACGTTGGGGCCTGGTGCCGGGAATTGTGATCACGTCGATCATGTTCGGTATCGTGCATGCACACCCCGCACATGTGATTGCCGTCATTCCGCTCGGGATGTTCATGCATTATGTGTATTACGTGACCCGCAGTTTCTGGGCGCCGATGCTGGTGCATTTCATGAACAATGCGTTTGCCGTCTCGATGGCAAAGATGGCGACCGAGCTTCCCGAAAGTGCAGCCAGCCTGGGAGACGAAACTCAGCCGGTGCACCCGTTAATCGTGGCATCCGCGGCGTTGTTCCTGACCGCCGTCTGTATTCAACTCTGGAAGACACGGGTGAAATACATGACGCCACAGGGCGAGGAGTGGACTCCCGGCTATCCTTCCACCGAACAACCTCCGGCAAACAGCCCGGTGACCATGATGCGAGAGAAGGCGCATCCGCTGCTTTATGCAGCGGGTGTATTCCTGTTTCTAATATTCCTTGTGAGCATGGCGGCATTCAGCCCTCAACAGGAAGCCGTTACCGCACAACCCGAGGCGATGCAGCTCATAACGTTTTAA